One genomic region from Uloborus diversus isolate 005 chromosome 2, Udiv.v.3.1, whole genome shotgun sequence encodes:
- the LOC129217378 gene encoding serine/threonine-protein phosphatase 2A regulatory subunit B'' subunit gamma-like translates to MNIFECLKQRLKKTDHHNRTVDEPETWKLYSEWKGLNNADGSSIPRFYFKIPFEEDSLQQKLREEARAVFLERKNRELLDNEDLKDLWMLLEQNQSPPFTTEDHMINYLDFKKVASKCDDKFRPYFSAKIFAKLLQNDPNGRISIRHFFNYVMRKVWLHQTRIGLSLYDVAGQGFLREVDLENYILELIPTLSQLDGLETSFHSFYVCTAVRKFFFFLDPLRTNKVKIQDILACSFLDDLLELRDETLPKDVQEANWFSAPSALRVYGQYLNLDSDHNGMLSKEELARYGTGTLTPIFIERVFQECLTYDREMDYKTYLDFVLALENRKEPQSLQYFFKLLDIQQKNYLTVFDFNYFFRAIQEQMKAHGQEPVLFEDVKDEIFDMIKPSDPLKVTLQDLIFCGQGDTVVSILIDLNGFWTYENREVLVADNNDEAEV, encoded by the exons ATGAATATCTTTGAGTGTTTAAAGCAACGGCTAAAAAAAACAG ACCATCATAATAGGACGGTAGATGAACCAGAAACATGGAAATTGTACTCTGAGTGGAAAGGTTTAAATAATGCAGATGGTTCTTCTATtccaagattttattttaaa atTCCTTTTGAGGAAGACAGCTTGCAGCAAAAGCTACGAGAAGAAGCAAG gGCTGTCTTCCTTGAGAGGAAAAACAGAGAATTGCTTGATAATGAAGACTTGAAA GATTTATGGATGCTTCTTGAGCAGAATCAGTCTCCACCTTTCACAACAGAAGACCATATGATTAATTATTTAGACTTCAAGAAAGTTGCTAGCAAATGTGATGACAAATTTAg GCCATacttttctgcaaaaatatttgcaaaattgtTGCAAAATGATCCCAATGGCAGAATATcgattagacatttttttaactatgtcatgAGAAAAGTCTGGCTGCATCAGACAAGAATTGGACTCTCCTTGTATGATGTTGCTGGTCAAGGATTTTTGAGAGAAGTa GATTTAGAAAATTACATTTTGGAACTTATACCGACACTATCTCAG TTAGATGGCCTAGAAACttcttttcattctttctatGTGTGCACTGCAGTGAGgaagttctttttctttctggATCCTTTGCGCACCAATAAAGTGAAAATTCAAGATATACTAGCTTGCAGCTTTTTGGATGACTTATTGGAG CTTCGAGATGAGACTTTGCCTAAAGATGTGCAGGAAGCTAATTGGTTTTCAGCTCCATCGGCTTTGCGTGTTTATGgacaatatttaaatttagattcCGATCATAATGGAATGCTTAGCAAGGAAGAACTTGCAAG ATATGGAACTGGTACTCTCACTccaattttcattgaaagagtTTTTCAAGAATGCTTAACATATGACAGAGAAATG gaTTATAAGACCTATTTAGATTTTGTCCTTGCGTTGGAAAATCGTAAAGAGCCACAATCTTTgcaatatttctttaaacttctGGATATTCAGCAAAAGAATTACCTCACTGTATttgattttaattactttttcaga GCCATTCAGGAACAGATGAAAGCACATGGTCAAGAACCTGTACTTTTTGAAGATGTGAAAGATGAAATATTTGACATGATCAAACCTTCTGACCCATTGAAAGTGACCTTACAAGATTTGATATTTTG